Proteins encoded together in one Anaerotignum propionicum DSM 1682 window:
- a CDS encoding ATP-binding SpoIIE family protein phosphatase, with translation MKLKLSLGQKAVCATLILAFVLTVTAVLVSYHVYSVTMDTHYQTLSMNVAKTAARVVDSGKVETYTKAVMDIYSQHPSPEFSDTQGKQEYLAQYDGIKDEGYWQLFKTMEKVKESNDVLSLYISYMDPKTMTGIYILDADTSEKACPTGTWESIFPENYEVMSHPEDGFPSYISNTEKFGWLCSAGAAVLNQDGQVVAHVFVDISMNRVMRDRYDYLIRLCLILLVATLALILLFIWVVNRALVCPVNRLASAAASYVSDKECDGKGQSSIEQLNIHTGDEVESLCGAIKQMECDINGYIENLTAVTAEKERIGAELDVAKHIQASMLPCIFPAFPDRTELDIYATMTPAKEVGGDFYDFFLVDDDRLAMVMADVSGKGVPAALFMVIAKTLLKNVAQTGLSPKAVLEKVNNQLCMNNEAEMFVTVWLGILEISTGRLTCANAGHEYPVLKRAGGDYALIKDKHGFVLAGMEGTRYKEYEIQMEPGDRMFLYTDGVAEATNAYNELYGTNRMLDALNRNKDTGCETLLCRMKEEIDTFVGEAPQFDDITMLGLELMPQNGPAMKKLKLTPTLESIEQVTAFVEQELEKAGIPLKVIVQMNIAVDEIFSNIARYSGADDATVGVTAKDGCITLRFADNGSPYDPTEKPDPNTSLSAEERNIGGLGIFMVKKSMDTVEYEYQDGFNILTLTKLSDSK, from the coding sequence ATGAAACTGAAACTATCCCTGGGGCAAAAGGCCGTCTGCGCCACACTGATTTTGGCCTTTGTTCTGACGGTAACGGCGGTTTTAGTCAGCTACCACGTCTACTCGGTTACGATGGATACCCATTATCAGACGCTGTCCATGAATGTTGCGAAAACTGCCGCAAGAGTGGTTGATTCCGGAAAGGTGGAGACCTACACCAAGGCAGTCATGGACATCTATTCCCAACATCCATCCCCCGAGTTTTCTGATACCCAAGGGAAACAGGAATATTTGGCACAGTATGACGGGATCAAGGATGAAGGTTATTGGCAGCTTTTCAAAACAATGGAGAAGGTGAAAGAGTCCAACGACGTCCTTTCCCTTTATATCTCCTATATGGATCCCAAAACGATGACAGGGATTTATATATTGGATGCGGATACATCAGAAAAAGCCTGTCCCACCGGAACATGGGAAAGCATCTTTCCTGAGAATTATGAGGTGATGTCCCATCCGGAAGATGGTTTCCCTTCATATATTAGCAACACAGAAAAATTTGGCTGGCTCTGCTCGGCAGGTGCCGCCGTTCTGAATCAGGATGGACAAGTTGTTGCCCATGTCTTTGTAGATATTTCCATGAATCGTGTGATGCGTGACCGATACGACTATCTGATTCGGCTTTGCCTCATTTTATTGGTCGCGACCTTGGCTTTAATCCTACTTTTCATCTGGGTGGTTAACCGTGCGCTGGTATGTCCTGTTAACCGTTTGGCAAGCGCGGCGGCTTCCTACGTTTCCGATAAGGAATGCGATGGGAAGGGGCAGTCCTCCATTGAACAACTTAATATTCATACAGGAGACGAGGTGGAAAGCCTTTGTGGTGCCATCAAGCAGATGGAATGTGACATAAACGGCTATATTGAGAACCTCACCGCAGTTACTGCCGAAAAGGAACGTATCGGGGCAGAGCTGGACGTGGCCAAGCACATACAGGCCAGTATGCTGCCTTGTATCTTCCCGGCATTTCCCGATCGAACGGAGTTAGATATCTATGCCACTATGACGCCTGCCAAGGAGGTGGGGGGTGACTTCTATGATTTCTTCCTTGTGGATGACGATAGGCTTGCCATGGTGATGGCTGACGTGTCCGGCAAGGGAGTGCCAGCGGCTCTGTTTATGGTGATTGCCAAGACACTCCTGAAAAACGTAGCACAGACGGGTCTCTCGCCCAAAGCCGTGCTGGAGAAAGTCAATAATCAGCTCTGCATGAACAACGAGGCAGAGATGTTCGTTACGGTTTGGTTAGGCATTTTGGAAATTTCCACCGGTAGATTGACCTGCGCCAATGCTGGTCACGAATATCCTGTACTCAAACGTGCAGGCGGAGACTATGCACTCATTAAGGACAAGCACGGTTTTGTGTTGGCAGGAATGGAAGGCACCCGCTATAAGGAATATGAGATTCAAATGGAACCCGGGGACAGGATGTTTCTCTACACAGACGGCGTGGCTGAGGCAACCAACGCCTATAATGAACTATACGGTACCAATAGAATGTTGGATGCATTAAACCGCAACAAGGATACGGGTTGCGAAACTCTGCTGTGCCGCATGAAAGAGGAAATCGACACTTTTGTAGGGGAGGCACCCCAGTTTGACGACATTACCATGCTGGGTCTGGAGTTGATGCCCCAAAACGGTCCGGCCATGAAAAAGCTGAAGCTGACTCCCACCCTTGAGTCTATTGAACAGGTCACTGCCTTTGTGGAACAGGAGTTGGAGAAAGCAGGCATTCCCTTGAAGGTGATTGTTCAAATGAACATCGCAGTGGATGAGATATTCTCCAACATTGCTCGGTACTCAGGTGCCGACGATGCCACTGTGGGCGTAACTGCAAAGGATGGTTGCATTACCCTGCGTTTTGCCGATAACGGCAGCCCCTATGACCCCACTGAGAAGCCCGATCCGAATACCAGCCTTTCTGCCGAGGAGCGGAATATTGGTGGTCTGGGCATTTTTATGGTGAAAAAGTCCATGGATACTGTCGAATATGAATATCAAGATGGGTTCAATATTTTGACGCTTACAAAGTTAAGCGACTCCAAATAA
- a CDS encoding MATE family efflux transporter: protein MKHEVRDYFTSKMFRRQFAPALISAVGLAVGDMADAIVVGQRMGVTGLAAISLALPVFMVINVLMHGFGIGGSIRFSTLLANGKKEEGVRGFQGLLGVAICISMLLSAIGILFLTQLLAVLGTTAADGALYAVSHTYVQIILLGMPIFFISYISNYYLRNDDNQRLASFGFTVGNLSDIALNIVFVLIMDFGAAGAAWATVCGQIISIYLYLPGLGCRSGALQIFPFRPDFKGTFACLRIGFSSSVQYLFSMLFLLISNNVLLRLSGDLGVAVFDMVQNASFLILYLYDGTAKASQPLVSTFCGEHNDTGKRRTLKLGLCWGTAVGSTAMLLVVLFPHMVCHLFGLTDSATMDMGVYALRIFCLSTGFAGVSILLEGYYQACGEEKNSLILATLRGGVVLIPVTLLMSVMGISAFWWLFPVTECLSLFIFLLWHKLRRKAQMGFDATRICTRTIQSKKEELAPLIEELNRFCERWDANVKQRYFVTMAVEELCTAIKTKAFDNANGYIQLTVVAQEDGMFALHLRDNAVSFNPFSLQTEKVNDGDNYDMDAMGVLVVREKAKEFFYRRYQGFNTLVVKI from the coding sequence ATGAAACATGAAGTGAGGGATTATTTCACAAGTAAAATGTTTCGTAGACAGTTTGCCCCCGCTCTTATCTCCGCCGTTGGTTTGGCGGTGGGGGACATGGCAGATGCCATTGTGGTGGGCCAGCGCATGGGTGTGACCGGTCTTGCAGCAATCAGTCTGGCACTGCCGGTTTTTATGGTGATTAATGTGTTGATGCATGGTTTTGGAATCGGAGGTTCTATCCGCTTTTCCACACTGTTGGCAAATGGCAAAAAGGAGGAAGGGGTAAGGGGGTTTCAAGGACTGCTTGGAGTGGCTATATGCATCAGCATGCTGTTGTCAGCGATAGGAATTTTGTTTTTGACCCAGTTGCTGGCTGTGCTGGGGACAACGGCGGCGGACGGAGCTCTGTATGCTGTCAGCCATACTTATGTACAAATTATTCTATTGGGAATGCCAATTTTTTTTATCAGCTATATTTCTAATTATTATTTACGCAATGACGACAATCAACGGTTGGCAAGCTTCGGCTTTACGGTGGGAAATCTCAGTGATATTGCCCTCAACATAGTGTTCGTGCTAATAATGGACTTTGGGGCAGCAGGTGCGGCATGGGCAACTGTCTGCGGTCAGATTATTTCTATCTACCTCTACCTGCCGGGTCTTGGATGCAGATCAGGTGCTCTTCAAATTTTTCCGTTTCGACCAGATTTCAAAGGAACATTCGCCTGCTTACGGATAGGATTTTCCTCCTCGGTACAATATTTGTTCTCTATGCTGTTTCTTTTAATTTCGAACAATGTATTGCTTCGCCTTTCCGGAGATTTGGGTGTTGCAGTTTTTGATATGGTGCAGAATGCCTCCTTCCTTATTCTTTACCTTTATGATGGAACAGCAAAAGCCTCACAGCCCTTAGTAAGTACATTCTGCGGAGAGCATAACGACACAGGGAAGAGGCGGACGCTGAAACTAGGGCTCTGCTGGGGAACGGCGGTGGGTTCGACGGCGATGCTGTTGGTCGTGTTATTTCCCCATATGGTCTGTCACTTGTTTGGCCTGACGGATTCAGCCACCATGGATATGGGTGTCTATGCTCTACGGATCTTTTGTCTGAGCACAGGCTTTGCCGGAGTGAGCATTCTGCTGGAAGGTTATTATCAAGCTTGTGGCGAGGAAAAAAATTCCTTGATACTAGCCACTTTGCGTGGCGGAGTTGTATTGATTCCTGTTACACTGCTGATGTCGGTAATGGGGATTTCCGCCTTTTGGTGGCTATTTCCTGTGACGGAATGTCTGTCGTTGTTTATTTTTCTCCTATGGCACAAATTACGAAGAAAAGCACAGATGGGTTTCGACGCCACACGGATATGCACGAGAACAATCCAAAGCAAGAAAGAGGAACTTGCGCCCTTGATTGAAGAGCTAAACAGGTTCTGTGAGCGCTGGGATGCAAATGTGAAACAGAGATATTTTGTGACTATGGCGGTGGAGGAACTTTGCACGGCCATTAAGACGAAAGCTTTTGACAACGCCAACGGCTATATCCAGCTTACAGTGGTTGCCCAGGAGGACGGTATGTTTGCGTTGCATCTCAGGGATAACGCCGTATCCTTTAATCCTTTCTCCCTGCAGACGGAGAAAGTGAATGATGGTGACAATTATGATATGGATGCCATGGGTGTACTGGTAGTTCGGGAAAAGGCAAAGGAGTTTTTTTATCGGCGATATCAGGGATTTAACACTCTGGTTGTCAAAATATAA
- a CDS encoding DUF2156 domain-containing protein: MDTQQITLKMKASVDGIRMKCHHTAASHAFATLYIWQEGMGLSIHLEDGMFAVRCRWRGENAWFFPCGEDHLVRRGVEELLLEKDLRLCYLREEDTAFLEREFPGRFQITEKESDHEYLYHRAEQVSLYGSRFSGLRKDIRRVEKLHRVSWEPLCSKNISDALIISRAWHRQTDGPEGLEDMAASERLLLEWDALDVQGVVASVDGEPYAIVAGYPLSPSSFDFSLSKEKSRLSGLSVYTRHALACSLSDAYTQINAEEDLGIEGLRNMKRLMRPDGQIKQYEGRAK; encoded by the coding sequence ATGGATACACAACAGATTACATTGAAAATGAAAGCCTCTGTGGATGGGATTCGCATGAAATGCCATCATACAGCGGCTTCCCATGCCTTTGCCACCCTCTATATCTGGCAGGAGGGTATGGGATTGAGCATCCATCTTGAGGATGGTATGTTTGCGGTGAGATGCCGCTGGCGAGGTGAGAACGCATGGTTTTTCCCTTGCGGGGAGGATCATTTGGTTCGCCGAGGGGTGGAAGAATTGCTGTTGGAAAAAGACTTACGCCTATGCTATTTGCGGGAGGAGGATACAGCTTTTTTAGAGAGGGAATTTCCTGGTCGTTTTCAAATTACAGAAAAAGAATCCGACCATGAGTACCTATACCACAGAGCAGAGCAAGTATCACTGTATGGAAGCCGTTTTTCTGGACTAAGGAAGGATATCCGACGTGTGGAAAAATTACATAGGGTGAGCTGGGAGCCTCTTTGCTCAAAAAACATTAGTGATGCCCTAATCATCAGCCGTGCGTGGCATCGGCAAACGGACGGACCCGAGGGGCTGGAGGATATGGCCGCATCGGAACGTCTTCTTTTGGAGTGGGACGCCCTTGATGTGCAAGGTGTTGTAGCTTCTGTGGATGGGGAACCCTACGCCATAGTTGCGGGTTATCCTCTTTCCCCTAGTTCTTTTGATTTTAGTCTTTCCAAGGAAAAAAGCCGTCTGTCTGGCCTGTCTGTTTATACCCGGCATGCACTTGCCTGCTCCTTGTCCGATGCATACACACAAATCAATGCAGAGGAGGACTTGGGCATTGAGGGTCTACGGAATATGAAGCGCTTAATGCGCCCTGATGGACAGATAAAACAGTATGAGGGGAGGGCAAAATAA
- a CDS encoding formyltransferase family protein — protein MKIAYIGIDMLYPALLSLAGNCEIMEVFTCETDNETEFNLQVCAFAREHKIPLTVGKIKREDIVRLKKNGCDVVVCGGYYHRIPVDDSLPMVNIHHSLLPIGRGAWPMPATILRGLTESGVTVHKITKEFDEGDILLQERVPVAPKENLRTLTAKQLALLPDMMKRLVTEFDLLWGQAVPQGKGEYWSCPMESDYPITEHMSTVEADLILRAFYGYECIYQIQDKQYGLVGGVLQTDENTRDHRFPVQGGFIEAEQVKEL, from the coding sequence ATGAAAATAGCCTATATAGGTATTGACATGCTCTATCCCGCACTACTCTCGCTGGCTGGGAACTGTGAGATCATGGAAGTGTTTACCTGCGAAACCGATAATGAGACAGAATTTAATTTGCAGGTGTGTGCTTTCGCAAGAGAGCATAAAATTCCTCTTACTGTAGGGAAAATCAAAAGGGAGGACATAGTCCGTCTTAAAAAAAATGGCTGTGATGTCGTGGTCTGTGGCGGATATTATCACCGTATCCCTGTGGACGACTCCTTGCCTATGGTGAATATCCACCATTCCTTGCTGCCCATAGGTCGCGGCGCGTGGCCTATGCCGGCGACTATCCTACGGGGTCTTACAGAAAGCGGTGTGACTGTACATAAAATAACAAAGGAATTTGATGAGGGAGACATTTTATTGCAAGAAAGAGTGCCCGTGGCACCAAAGGAAAATCTGCGAACACTGACTGCAAAACAACTGGCACTGTTACCCGACATGATGAAACGTCTGGTAACGGAGTTTGACCTGCTTTGGGGGCAGGCAGTTCCCCAAGGTAAGGGTGAGTATTGGTCTTGTCCCATGGAGAGTGACTATCCCATTACTGAGCATATGTCTACGGTGGAAGCCGACCTCATACTGCGTGCCTTTTATGGCTATGAGTGCATCTATCAAATACAGGATAAGCAGTATGGTTTAGTAGGTGGTGTGCTTCAGACAGATGAAAACACAAGGGATCATCGTTTCCCGGTGCAAGGTGGCTTTATTGAGGCAGAACAAGTAAAGGAATTATAA
- a CDS encoding STAS domain-containing protein, translating to MEALFFEDALKLMDTDGHTGWHRDIMQTFRRAFHWQGKNDCLNKLNLEEKKMTIDKALNATELTVTLVGRLDTTTAPHLEAELKTSLDNVDSLIMDFSELEYISSAGLRVLLSAQKVMNKQGKMVIRHVNEIILEVFEVTGFTDILTIE from the coding sequence ATGGAGGCGCTATTTTTTGAAGATGCCTTAAAACTAATGGATACGGATGGACATACAGGATGGCATAGAGATATCATGCAAACTTTTCGGAGAGCATTCCATTGGCAAGGGAAAAATGACTGTTTGAATAAATTAAATTTGGAGGAAAAGAAAATGACTATTGACAAGGCTTTAAATGCAACCGAGCTGACTGTGACACTGGTCGGTCGTCTGGATACCACCACAGCACCCCATCTGGAGGCTGAGCTAAAGACTTCATTGGACAATGTGGATTCCCTCATTATGGATTTTTCAGAGTTAGAGTACATATCTTCCGCCGGTTTACGGGTGCTCCTCTCCGCCCAGAAGGTGATGAACAAGCAAGGTAAAATGGTGATTCGCCATGTTAACGAAATCATTCTTGAGGTGTTCGAAGTAACAGGGTTTACGGACATCCTTACGATTGAATAG
- a CDS encoding radical SAM/SPASM domain-containing protein, giving the protein MKRQNHYILNSNIALRSWMMAPYAYYIKGQRDAVGLTQEEFLLLLRCDGRQELADSELLQRMLSCNLCAPCGENAVLNDWQRLILCENRYFPSMNWEITAKCNYKCLHCFNAADNSSLGEEFSWDDCTRLMDHAQACGVNAFTITGGEPMLHPHFMEILWGIYQRGMYVEELNTNGSFITAAVLEEMKSFGCNPLMKISFDGLGHHDWLRGHKGAEETTLTAIRLCIEKGFRVKVQTNVHRLNLATILPTAELLDQLGVSEMRIIRTSEAPRWLQNSAELCEGGACLSFEDYYDAMLVFTHGYVAKEHRMQMRIWQFLDVFPTMQRYHYRPVSCGEGEYRDSLPVCGGNRKMVGVNASGELIPCLQMSGYFDKHGIRLGNVKEKELKKLLSEGAYLDEVCTCVGQLAKHNEKCQHCHWWKFCIGGCRALGLAITGDQLGEDKAKCLYFNEGYIEKTDAIFLDSGYLPIKSIKTL; this is encoded by the coding sequence ATGAAAAGACAAAATCATTACATCCTAAACTCCAATATTGCCCTGCGCTCGTGGATGATGGCACCCTACGCCTATTACATAAAGGGGCAGCGGGATGCGGTAGGTCTTACACAGGAGGAATTTTTGCTATTACTTCGGTGTGATGGTAGGCAGGAGTTGGCAGACAGCGAGCTTTTGCAAAGGATGTTGTCATGCAATCTGTGTGCTCCTTGCGGAGAGAACGCGGTTTTAAACGATTGGCAGAGGCTGATATTATGCGAAAATCGCTATTTCCCTTCCATGAACTGGGAAATCACCGCCAAGTGCAATTACAAGTGCCTTCATTGCTTCAATGCGGCGGACAATTCGTCCCTGGGGGAGGAATTCTCTTGGGACGATTGCACCCGCCTCATGGACCATGCCCAAGCCTGCGGTGTGAATGCATTCACCATTACCGGCGGTGAACCCATGCTGCATCCTCATTTTATGGAAATCCTATGGGGTATTTATCAGCGGGGGATGTATGTAGAGGAACTTAATACCAACGGTAGTTTTATTACAGCGGCTGTGCTTGAAGAGATGAAATCCTTTGGATGCAACCCTCTGATGAAAATTTCCTTTGATGGACTGGGGCATCACGATTGGCTGAGAGGGCACAAGGGTGCGGAGGAAACGACTCTTACAGCCATTCGGCTATGTATTGAAAAAGGATTTCGTGTAAAGGTGCAGACCAACGTTCATCGTCTAAATCTTGCTACTATATTGCCCACTGCTGAACTGCTGGACCAGCTGGGTGTAAGTGAAATGCGAATCATCCGCACGAGCGAAGCACCCCGTTGGTTGCAAAACAGCGCCGAACTGTGTGAGGGCGGTGCGTGCCTGAGCTTCGAGGATTACTACGACGCCATGCTGGTCTTTACCCATGGCTACGTTGCAAAGGAACACCGCATGCAAATGAGGATATGGCAGTTTTTGGACGTTTTCCCAACAATGCAGCGGTATCACTATCGCCCCGTCTCTTGTGGTGAGGGCGAGTATCGTGATTCATTGCCTGTCTGCGGTGGCAACCGAAAAATGGTAGGCGTAAACGCGTCCGGCGAACTGATACCTTGCCTTCAAATGTCGGGCTATTTTGATAAGCATGGCATTCGGCTTGGCAACGTCAAAGAGAAGGAACTCAAAAAGCTGCTTTCCGAAGGAGCATATCTGGATGAAGTATGTACTTGTGTTGGGCAGCTTGCCAAGCATAATGAGAAGTGCCAACACTGCCACTGGTGGAAATTCTGCATAGGCGGTTGCCGTGCCTTGGGTCTTGCCATCACTGGGGATCAGCTGGGCGAGGATAAAGCCAAATGCCTTTATTTCAACGAGGGTTATATTGAAAAAACGGATGCCATTTTTCTGGACAGCGGGTATCTTCCAATAAAGAGCATCAAAACGCTTTAG
- a CDS encoding NHLP bacteriocin export ABC transporter permease/ATPase subunit produces MGWFDEQIKQRIRADDDAFADVFASMAGVVMGRGMTRILMDDCQKTKNAVDEILRFYRIKSSELPAELTDINEQLEYLLRPSGVMRRVVNLEGTWYCDAVGPFLGTLKNGGVVALLPHGLSGYAFFDHERGKTVKLNKETATLLEVEAVCFYKPLPLKKLGIRDLLLYIARALSPADYTMVGIATLAVTLIGMLGPKLNNIIFSSVIENGDMRLFLAVTVMLTATGVAGLLIGTVKNIVVDQLQTKIGSTVQAASMMRVLSLPVEFFKEYSAGELSARIQSINSLSSMLGSAILTTGLTSVFSLVYLAQVFNYAPSLVVPAIVITLLTVVFTIFSTLMQMKRSQRMMKLGAKESGLIYSFISGVQKLKLSGAEKRAFSKWAELYRQKASLIYDPPMYLKLNTVISTGISLVGTIALYYTAVKTGVSVADYFAFNIAYGMVSGAFLSLSGIALTAANIKPMFEMVKPILETVPEVSNGKKVLTRISGGIELDNVSFRYIDSMPLIVDNLSIKIRPGQYVALVGKTGCGKSTLMRLMLGFETPQKGSIYYDGKDLATVDLKSLRRRIGVVMQNGKLFSGDIFSNITITAPWLTMDEAWEAAELAGIAQDIRDMPMGMHTMISEGSGGISGGQRQRLMIARAVASKPRILMFDEATSALDNLTQKTVVDSLAKLKCTRIVIAHRLSTIKGCDRIIVLDYGKVIEDGSYDELIAKDGCFAQLVERQRLDDTEFVGKTTLF; encoded by the coding sequence ATGGGGTGGTTTGATGAACAAATAAAACAGCGCATCCGTGCCGATGACGACGCCTTTGCGGATGTCTTTGCCTCCATGGCGGGGGTGGTCATGGGACGGGGAATGACCCGTATTTTGATGGATGACTGCCAGAAAACAAAAAATGCCGTGGACGAAATTTTGAGATTTTATCGCATCAAGTCCTCAGAACTGCCAGCAGAATTAACCGATATTAACGAGCAGTTGGAATATTTGTTGCGCCCTTCAGGTGTCATGCGGCGAGTGGTAAATTTGGAGGGCACATGGTATTGCGATGCGGTGGGACCTTTTTTGGGAACCCTCAAAAACGGCGGTGTGGTTGCCCTGCTACCCCATGGACTTTCGGGCTACGCTTTTTTCGATCACGAGAGGGGCAAAACCGTGAAGCTAAACAAGGAAACAGCGACATTGCTTGAGGTAGAGGCTGTCTGCTTCTATAAGCCGCTGCCGCTGAAAAAGCTGGGCATCCGTGATCTGCTTTTATATATCGCCCGGGCTCTTTCGCCTGCAGACTACACCATGGTAGGTATTGCAACATTGGCGGTCACCCTTATTGGGATGCTAGGGCCGAAGCTCAATAATATAATTTTCTCCAGCGTTATTGAAAACGGTGATATGCGGCTATTTCTAGCGGTAACGGTGATGTTGACGGCAACGGGTGTGGCAGGTCTGCTTATCGGTACGGTGAAAAACATTGTCGTGGATCAGCTTCAAACAAAAATCGGTTCGACGGTTCAGGCGGCTTCCATGATGCGGGTGCTGTCCCTTCCGGTGGAATTTTTTAAGGAATACAGCGCAGGCGAGCTTTCTGCTCGCATCCAAAGCATCAACAGTCTGAGCAGTATGTTGGGCAGCGCCATTTTGACCACTGGACTCACCTCGGTGTTCTCTTTGGTGTATCTTGCACAGGTATTCAATTATGCTCCGTCACTGGTTGTTCCTGCAATCGTCATTACACTGCTGACGGTGGTATTCACAATTTTCTCCACTTTGATGCAGATGAAGCGCTCTCAACGGATGATGAAGCTGGGAGCTAAGGAATCGGGGCTTATCTATTCTTTCATCAGCGGTGTGCAAAAGCTTAAGCTCTCCGGTGCAGAGAAACGTGCCTTTTCCAAGTGGGCGGAACTCTACCGCCAAAAGGCAAGCCTCATCTACGATCCTCCTATGTATCTAAAACTGAACACGGTTATCTCTACTGGCATTTCATTGGTGGGTACTATTGCGCTTTACTATACGGCGGTAAAAACAGGGGTGTCTGTGGCAGACTATTTCGCATTCAACATAGCCTATGGCATGGTGAGCGGCGCATTTCTTTCCCTCTCCGGTATTGCCTTGACGGCGGCAAATATTAAGCCTATGTTCGAAATGGTAAAGCCTATTTTGGAGACGGTACCGGAGGTTTCCAACGGCAAAAAGGTGCTAACCCGTATTTCAGGAGGAATTGAACTCGACAATGTTTCTTTTCGTTATATTGATAGCATGCCGCTTATAGTGGACAACCTGTCAATTAAAATACGCCCTGGGCAGTATGTTGCTCTGGTAGGAAAGACCGGCTGTGGAAAATCCACCCTCATGCGACTGATGTTGGGATTTGAAACACCCCAAAAGGGATCTATCTACTATGACGGCAAAGACCTTGCCACGGTAGATCTCAAATCTCTGCGACGGCGAATCGGTGTGGTTATGCAAAATGGTAAGCTTTTCTCAGGGGATATATTCTCAAATATCACCATCACCGCACCGTGGCTTACAATGGACGAGGCATGGGAGGCGGCGGAACTGGCCGGCATCGCCCAAGACATTCGAGATATGCCCATGGGAATGCACACAATGATTTCGGAGGGCAGCGGCGGTATTTCTGGTGGGCAGCGCCAGCGGTTGATGATTGCTCGCGCAGTGGCATCGAAACCCCGCATCCTTATGTTCGATGAGGCGACCTCTGCTCTGGATAACCTGACACAGAAGACCGTGGTAGATTCGTTGGCAAAACTGAAATGCACCCGCATCGTCATCGCCCACCGACTATCCACCATCAAGGGGTGTGACCGCATCATCGTGCTGGATTACGGGAAGGTTATAGAGGACGGCAGTTATGACGAGCTCATCGCCAAGGACGGCTGCTTTGCTCAGTTGGTTGAACGTCAAAGACTAGACGACACGGAATTCGTGGGAAAAACCACATTATTCTAA